The genomic window GCGAGCGGCCTTCACACCTCAATCACCGAAGCCACACGCTGGCTGAGGTGTGAGGAGCCCCTGCGACGAACCTCGAAGCCCAGGCTGGGCACAGACCTGTGGACAGCTCCCCTTCGCCTTTTGCCGAACCTGCTGTGCTGGCCGGATGGCACACGTGTACATCCTCCGCTGCGGTGATGGCAGCTACTACGTCGGCAGCACCCGAAACCTCCAGCATCGGATGCATCAACATGGGTCCGGCCACGGCTCGCGCTACACCAGCACCCGCATGCCGGTGGAACTCGTCTGGGCACACGAGACCGAGCTCGTCACCGAGGCCTACGCGCTGGAAAAGCGGATCCAGGGGTGGTCCCGCGCCAAGAGAGAAGCGTTGATCCGGGGGGACTTCGCGGCGTTGCCAGGCTTGGCGCGACGCCGAGGAGGCAAGGGGTTCGCAGACTCGGAGAGGTGATTTCGAGGCTACGGCCGCGGGCGGCCTCCGCACCTCAATCACCGGGTGGGCTACGGCCGCGAGCGGCCTCCACACCTCAATCACCAAAACCACACGCCAGCTGAGGCGTGAGGAGCCCAGCGACGAACCCCGAAGCCGATTTCGAGGCTACGGCCGCGAGCGGCCTTCGCACCTCAATCACCGGGTGGCGGGCAGCACCCGCGGGTGGGTCGCTGGGAATGAGGGCGGCGCGGTCCCTGTTGACCATCTTGAGACAACCACGAGGGACAGGAGCAGGACGTGCTCGTGCTGCACGCCGGAGAGCGCACCGCCACCCCGCTAGGGTGGAGTGCGATGACCGACCCCACGACCGACGAGCTGGAGGCACAGGCCCAGGCCGATGCCGCCGCTGACGTCGAGACCGAGACCACCGAGCAGCGCCGTGCGCGCTTCGAGCGCGAGGCCATGCCGCTGCTCGACCAGCTCTACTCCGCCGCGCTGCGCACCACGCGCAACCCGACGGACGCCGACGACTTGGTCCAGGAGACCTACGCGAAGGCCTTCGCCGCCTTCCACCAGTACCGCCCGGGGACCAACCTCAAGGCGTGGATGTACCGGATCCTGACCAACACCTACATCAACACCTACCGCAAGAAGCAGCGCGAGCCGAAGCAGTCGGACAACCCCGAGGTCGAGGACTACCAGCTGCACAAGGCCGAGCAGCACACGTCCAAGGGACTGCGCTCCGCCGAGGTCGAGGCCTTGGACCGGATGCCGGACAGCCAGGTCAAGCAGGCACTGCAGGACCTGCCGGACGACTTCCGGATGGCGGTCTACCTGGCCGACGTCGAGGGATTCGCCTACAAGGAGATCGCCGAGATCATGGGCACTCCGATCGGAACCGTCATGTCGCGCCTGCACCGAGGACGTCGTCAGCTGCGCGAGAAGCTCACCGACTACGCCGCCGACCGCGGGGTCGCCGCCGCGAAGGAGAACCAGTCATGAGCCAGGACGAGCACGTGGACTGCTCGCAGGCGCTCTACCGGATGAGCGAGTACCTCGATGGCGAGATGACCACCGAGGAGGCCCGCGAGGTCGCCCGCCACCTCACCGAGTGCGCCCCATGCCTCGAGGAGCACGAGCGGGAGCAGATCATCAAGCAGATCATCCGACGATCCTGCTCCCAGGAGAGCGCCCCGGCCCAGCTGCGCACGACGATCATGCAGCGCATCACGACCATCTGCGACGACGGCTCATGGGCCGAGGTCACCCAGGTGCGGCGCATCAGCGAGGGCTGAGGAGCAGGTTTCGAGGCTCGCCCGCTGGGCGGACTCACACCTCAACCAGCATGCGCCGACTTCGGGCGGACTCACACCTCACCCAGCATGCGCCGACTTGGGCGGACTCACACCTCAACCAGCATGCGCCGATTAGGGTAGTGCCATGCGCGTACTCGTCACCGGTGGAGCCGGCTACATCGGCTCCCACACCGTCGTCCAGCTCGTCGCCGCCGGCCACGACGTCGTCATCGTCGACAGCTTCGTCAACTCCAGCCCCAAGGCTCTCCCCCGCATCGAGGCGCTCACGGGCACACCCATCGAGACGCACTCCTTCGACGTGCGGGACGAGGACAAGCTCTCGCTGCTCTTCGCCGAGCGCACCTTCGACGCGGTGATCCACTTCGCCGGACTGAAGGCAGTTGGCGAGTCGAGCGAGATCCCGGTGGAGTACTACGACAACAATCTGGGCACCACCTTCGCGCTGCTTCGGGCGATGAAGCGCCACGGCGTCAGGACCATCGTCTTCTCCTCCTCCGCGACCGTCTACGGCGAGACGACCGAGGTCCCGATGCACGAGGAGCTGCCGACCTCGTCGACCAACCCCTACGGGTGGACCAAGGTCATGCAGGAGCAGATCCTCACCGACGCCGCGCGGGCCGACGAGAACCTGCACGTCGCGCTCCTGCGCTACTTCAACCCCGTCGGCGCCCACGCGTCGGGCACCATCGGCGAGGACCCCCAGGGCATCCCCAACAACCTCATGCCCTTCATCGCCCAGGTCGCCGTCGGCCGACGCGAGAAGCTGCAGGTCTTCGGGGACGACTACGACACCCCCGACGGGACCGCTCTGCGCGACTACATCCACGTCGAGGACCTCGCCGCCGGCCACGTGGCAGCCCTCGAGCACCTCAAGACGCACCCGGACGTCCGAGTGCGAGCGTGGAACCTCGGCACCGGCCGAGGGTCGTCCGTGCTCGACATGGTGGCGGCCTTCGAGACCGCGAGCGGACGCCCCCTTCCGTACGAGATCGCTGCGCGCCGCCCGGGTGACCTGGCGGTCTGCTATGCCGACCCCTCCCGCGCCGAGGCAGAGCTCGGCTGGCGCGCCCAGCGCACGATCGAGCAGATGTGCGCCGACACCTGGCGCTGGCAGTCGGAGAACCCGCAAGGGTACGACAGCGCCGATTGAGCGCAGGGCCACCCCCTGCGCGGCCCTGCACTCGATCGGTCGGTCTGCCCGTGGCTTCGAGGCTCGTTCCTCGCACCTCAGCCAGCGTGGGGGGTGGCTTCGAGGCTCGTTCCCCGCACCTCAGCCAGCGCGAGGCTCGTTCCCCGCACCTCAACCAGCGCGAGGCTCGTTCCCCGCACCTCAACCAGCGCGAGGCTGTGATTTCGAGGCTCGTCGCTGGCGCTCCTCACGCCTCAATCAGCGTGGGGGGAGGCTTCGAGGCTCGTTCCTCGCACCTCAGCCAGCGCGGGGGGGCTTCGAGGCTCGTTCCTCGCAACTCAATCAGCGTGGGGGGGTGGCTTCGAGGCTCGTTCCTCACGCCTCAATCAGCGCAGGTATCGCTCAGCGCGCGTAGACGTGGCGCGTCTGGCGCGCACGGGCCCGCAGGCCCTTCATGCCCTTCGTCCGCAGGATGCCGATGGTCTGGCGCAGCGACGTGTCGTTGGGCAGCGACAGGCGGATGATCTCGCTCCACGCCGAGCCGACCTGCTTGTGCAGCGGGCCGGTGACGTACTCCAGGCCGTACTTGTCGAAGAGTGCCTCGATCTTCGGGGCGATCTCCGGGTAACGGCGGCTGGGCATGTCGGGGAAGAGGTGGTGCTCGATCTGGTAGCTGAGGTGACCGGTCGCGATGTGCATCGCCGTCGAGCCGGTGATGTTCGCCGAGCCGAGCATCTGGCGCAGGTACCACTCGCCGCGCGTCTCCCCCTCGATCGAGTTCTTGGCGAAGGTCTTCACCCCGGCCGGGAAGTGACCGCACATGATCACCGAGTGCGTCCAGTAGTTGCGCACGAGGTTGGCGACGACGTTCGCGCCGAGGGTGGTCAGGAAGTTCGGCCCGGACAGCAGCGGGAAGAGAAGGTAGTCCTTGCCGGCCTGCTTCTTGATCTTGTTGACGACCTTCTTCGCCTCGGCCATCCACTCCGGGTTGTCGTGGCGGGTCGCCCAGTGCTTGCCCAGCTCGAGGTCGTAGGCGGCGATGCCGTACTCGAAGAGGGTCGCGTTGATGAACTGGGTGACCGGCTGGATGAGGTAGCCCGGGAACCACTTCTGGGCGTCGTCGACGCGCATGATCCCGTAGCCGAGGTCGTTGTCGTGGCCGACGACGTTGGTGTAGGTGTGGTGCACCTTGTTGTGGCTGTTCTTCCAGTGGTCCGCCGGGGTGACGTTGTCCCACTCCCACGTCGAGGAGTGGATCTTCGGGTCACGCATCCAGTCCCACTGGCCGTGGATGATGTTGTGCCCGACCTCCATGTTGTCCAGGATCTTCGACGCGCTCAGCGCGGCGGTACCGGCCACCCAGGCGATCGGGTTGCCCGAGAAGAACAGGGCCGCGCGGCCACCGATCTCGAGGTAGCGCTGGGCAGCGATCACCCGACGGATGTACTGGGCGTCCTTCTCCCCCAGCGAGTCCATCGTCTCGGCGCGGATCTCGTCGAGCTCGCGGCCGAGCTGCTCGATCTGCTGCGGGGTCAGGTGCTCGATCGGGGACGGCGTCATCGTGACGTCGGTGTGGATGATCTCCGACGAGCCGCCGGTGATCCGGGCGTCGGTCGTGCGTGCAGTGGTGGGGCGCTCGAGGGTCGCAGTCATCACTTCTCCTGGGTCTCGATGGTGCAGGTGCCGGCGACCGCCGAGATGCAGGTCTGCACCTTCACCGGCGGGTCATCGGGGGTGGTCGTGGTCAGATCGCCGTTGCGCAGGTCGCGCACGGCTCCGTCGGTCATGGGCAGGACGCAGCCGAAGCAGATGCCCATCCGGCACCCGCTCGGCATGAGGACGCCGGCGTCCTCCGCCGCGTCGAGGATCGTGGTGCCACCGTCCAGCTCCAGCGACGTGGTGTCCGGCCCGACGAGCAGGGAGGCGGTGCCCCCTTCGCCGACCTCGATGATCGCGGGACGGAAGCGCTCCACGTGCAGCATCTCGCTGCGGTCGTGTGCCGCGTAGTGCTCCTCGAAGGCGTCGAGCATCGGGGTGGGTCCGCAGATCCAGGTCTCGCGCTCGCGCCAGTCCGGCACGTGCTCGTCGAGCTGGTCGGGGGTGAACATCCCCTCCTCGTCGGTGTGGCGCAGCAGGACGCGCACGCCGGGAGCCGGGTCGGCCAGCTCACGGGCGAAGATCACGTCATCGACCGTCGGCGCAGAGTGCGCGTGGACGACGTCCAGCCCGTCGAAGTCGTGGTTGCGCAGCATCCCCATCACCGGGGTGATGCCCGATCCGCCGGTGAGGAAGAGGACCTTGGCCGGGACCGACTGCGGCAGCATGAAGTCACCGGTCGCCTGGTCCAGCTGGATCAGCGTGCCCGGACTGGTGTGGTGGACCAGGTGGCGCGAGACGACGCCGTCGGGCATCGCCTTGACGGTGATCGAGATCAGTCCGTCGCGCGCACTCGTGTCCGAGGTCAGGGAGTAGGCCCGCCAGCAGCGCACACCGTCGACGTCGACGCCCAGGCGGATGTACTGGCCGGGCGCGTGGCCCTGCCAGTCCCTGCCGGGGCGGATGGTGATGGTGGCGGCATCCGCGGTCTCCGGGGTGATCGCGACGATGCGCCCCCGCAGGTCGGAGCCGGAGCGAAGGGGGGCGAAGAGGTCGAGGTAGTCCTCGGGGATGACCGGCGTGGCCAGGCCACGCGCAAAGCGCGCCGCGGTGTCGCGGGCTCGGGTGAGAGTCGTGGTCATGTATCCATCCTCCCGGCTCAACTACCCACGCCCGCTGTCCTGAGTGGGTAGGATTTGATCGAAGTATTTGTTCACTGGAGACAACAGGGGTGATGAGATGGCGGACGAATCGTCACGAGAGCCGACACCGGGGCGCACGGACGGGATCAGCGCCCGTCCGCGCGACGGCCGCCGGACCGCGCAACGTGCCGCGGCGCTCGCCCTCGACGAGGCGACGGTCACCGCCCTTCGCCGGCAGCTGCCGCGGGTGGCCAAGCTCGTCGTCGCCGAGGTCATGCGCGAGGTACCGGCCTATGACGTTCCCTTCCAGGGCCGGATGGGCCGCATCATCGAGAAGGCCGTGCAGGTCTCCCTGGAGAGCTTCGTCTCGCTCGCAGCCCAGTCGGCGCCCCGCTCCGGCGCGCGGGTCGGCGTCGGCGTCGCCGCGGCCCGCGACCTGGGCCAGGCCGAGGCGCGCGCCGGCCGCCCCGTCGAGGCCCTGCTGTCCGCCTACCGCGTCGGGGCCGGCGCCGCGTGGCGTGAGCTGTCCGTCGAGGCCATCGCCGCCGGGGTGGACGCGGCGACGCTGGGACGCTTCGCCGAGCTGGTCTTCACCTACATCGACGAGCTGTCCGCCGCCTCCGTCGCCGGGCACAACAGCCAGACCACGAGCGTCGAGCGCGCCCGCATCGTCCACCTCGACCGTCTGACTCGCGCCCTGCTCACCGACGCCGGGGACGCCGAGCTCGACGCCGCAGCGGCCGCGGCCACCTGGACCCCACCGCGCACGCTCACCGCCGTCCTCGTCCCCGCCGAGCGCCTGGCCGCCACCGCCGCGGTCCTCGACCCGAGGACGCTCACCCTGTCCGAGGACCTGCCCCAGCGCGAGGAGCACCCCGTCACCGGCCACGCCGTGCTGCTCGTGCCCGACGCGGGGGGCCGCGCCCGCGCGCACCTGCACGAGGTCCTGGGCGGGCGCCCGGCCGTCCTGGGCCCCGCCCGCCCCTGGCAGCTCGCCGGACAGTCCTACGACCGGACCATCCGGGCCCTGCCGCTGGCCGCCGACGATGTCCCGCTCGACACCGACGAGGTGCTGCCCGAGCTCGTCCTGCACGCCGACCCCACGGCTCTGGCCGACCTGCGCGAGGCGGCGCTGGCCCCCTTCGACGACCTGGCCGAGGGGACTGCCGACCGGCTCGCCGAGACGCTGCGCGCATGGCTGCTGCTGCAGGGCCGGCGCGAGCTCGTCGCCGAGACGCTGCACGTGCACCCGCAGACGGTGCGCTACCGGATGAACCAGGTGCGCGATCTCTTCGGCGAGCGTCTGGCCGACCCGGACGAGGTCCTCGCGATCATCCTCGCTCTGGGGCGGTCAGACCGCGCCAACCCTCCCGCTCGTTGAGGTGCGCGGAGCTCTGCGACAAGCCTCGAAACGACGTGGCTTCGAGGCTCAGGCCCCAGAGGGCCTTCGCACCTCAGCCAGCCGGGGGTGAGCCAGCGTGGCCGCAGACGAGGGCGGCCACCGCCGCGCCATCGGTGAAGGCGTGCCTCCCGGGAGCCTCGTCGACGCGTACGCGCTCGCCGTCGATCTCGACGCCCTCGCCCGCGAGCGCACGACGCACGTGGCCGGGCCCGCCGAAGGGATCGCGCTTCCCCTGCACGACGTGCACCGGCAGACCTGCGTACACCGGCAGGACCAGCTCGCCGATCCGGGACTTCTGCGGGGGCTTGCCGGCCGGGAGCAGCGGGAAGGACAGGCACAGCACGCCGTCCACCCCGAGCTCCTCCGCCAGCCGGCAGGCCACCCGCGCACCGGCGCTGCGCCCCCCCATGACCAGCCGCCCAGGCAGCTCGCAACGCACGGCGGCGACGATCTCGCGCCACGCGGCGTCGAGCTTCGGCGGCATCGGCGCGACCTTCTTGCCGGCCACCCGCCAGGGCATCTCGACCAGCGCGACGGTCCAGCCCGCCCGTGGCAGCTCGGTCGCGATCGCGGCGAGGTCTTTCGCCCCGACCCCGCCACCGGCGCCGTGGGTCAGGAGCAGGGAACCGTTGGGCTCACCCCTCGCCTCGTGGAGGTGGACCCGGGCCGGGCCCTGCTCGGTGGTGGTTTCGAGGCTCGTCCCTCGCTCCTCAACCATCGTGGCTCACCGCATTCGTCTCGCTCGCACCTCAACCATCGTGGCTCACCGCATTCGTCTCGCCTCGCACCTCAACCATCGTGGCTCACCGCATCCGTCTCGCCTCGCACCTCAACCATCGTGGCTCACCGCATCCGTCTCGCCTCGCACCTCAACCATCGTGGCTCACCGCATCCGTCTCGCCTCGCACCTCAATCACCGTTGATCACCTCGCCGGTCTCCGGGTCGACGACGCCGACCAGCTCGCCCCGCGGCAGCGGCTCGAGCAACCCCGGTCCGTTGTTGCGCGTGGCATTGACCGCCGTCGAGATCGGGTGGGCGGCAAAGCGTCCCGACTGCCGGAAGTCCAGCAGGTCCGCAATGCCCGCAGGATCAGTCAGGTCCGGGTCGAGCCAGCGCTCGTGGTCGCCGCGCTCGAGGACCAGCGGCTGGCGGTCGTGGATGCGGTCCATGCCCGGGTCCGCCGCGGTGGTGATGATCGTGAAGCTGACCAGCCACGCCGCCGGGTCGTCGTCGGCCACCGCGCGGTCCCGCCAGAACTCGTAAAGCCCCGCGAAGGCCAGCAGGTCCCCATCACCCCGGTGGATGAAGAAGGGCTGCTTGCGCGGTTTGCCCTTGCTGTCCTCGGCGACCGGGGAGACCTGCCACTCGTACCAGCCGGCGGCCGGGACGAGGCAGCGCCGCACGGCCGCCGCCCGGGCGAAGGAGGACTTCTCCAGCACGGTCTCCGCGCGGGCATTGGTCATCCGCAGCCCCACCTTGGTCTCCCTGGCCCAGGACGGCACGAGGCCCCAGGTCAGCAACCGCAGCTGGCGAAGGCGGTGCCCTGAGGTGCGAGGGCCCCCGGGCCCGAGCCTCGAAGGGGGGGCCGCCGGCTCCCCCTTCGGCGCGCGGGTGAGGATGACGGGCGCCTGCTTCGTCGGCGCCATGTTGTGGTCCGGGGTGGCCGGCGGCGGGTCCTGGGGGGACTTCAGCAGCGAGCGGGTGGGCTCATCCGTGAAGTCGGCATCGATCTCGAACTCCTCGATGAGGTCACCCGGATCTGCCGTGGCCGCATATCGTCCGCACACCCTCCCAGCGTAGGACTCAGCCCAGCAGGAGGGCACCGCCGAGGCCGACGAGCGAGACCCAGACGGTGGCCACGGCCGCGAGGAGGACCGGTCGGGACCCCGCCTTGCGCAGGTCCGCGAAGCGCACCCCGCACCCGAGAGCGAACATCGCCGCGGCGAGCAGCACGGTCTGGACCATCGAGGCCACGTCCGTCACACCACCGGGCAGCGGCACCCAGGTGCCGATGAGCACCATGACGATGAAGCCGATGACGAAGGGCGGCACCAGAGGCGGCTGGGTACCGCCCGACCCGGTGGCGCGGGCCCGCTGCTGCCAGCCGATGAAGGCCATGACCGGGGCGAGCATGAGGACGCGGGCGAGCTTGACCACGACGGCGATGCTCAGCGTGGCACCGCTGATGATGCCGCCGGCGGCGACCACCTGGGCGACCTCGTGGATGGATGCTCCCGCCCACAGGCCGGCGGCCTCGTCGCCGAGGCCGAGCCCGAGGACGGCGAGGGGGATGATGCCGATCATCGCGGTGCCGAAGACCACGACGAGCGCGATGCCGGTGGCCACCTCCTCGTCCTCGGAGTCGACCACGTCCTTCGCCGCCGCGACGGCCGCGGCCCCGCAGATGGAGAAGCCGCACGCGATGAGCATCCGCTGCGACCAGGTCAGCCCGAGCAGCCGACCGACGGTGAGCGTGACGGCGATGCCACTGGCTACCACGAGCAGCACCAACGCGACCGTCCCGACTCCGAGGGCGGCGATCCCGCGCAGCGACAGCTGCAGTCCCAGCAGCACGATCCCCGCACGCAGCAGCGTGCGGCCGGACAGGTCCAGACCCGGACGAAGGGGGGCCGGCAGCGGCCGCACGGCCGCGAGGGCCACTCCGAGCAGGATGGCGACGAGCAGCGGGGACAGCACGGGGTGGATGCGTCCGACGAGGGCGGACACGACTGCTGCGGCGAGGCAGAGGGCGAGTCCGGGCAGAACCGATGACGGCACGGTGGTGCGCACGGTCGATGTGGTGGAAGTGGTCATGCCTCCACGGTGTCGTGTCCCGAGCGCATCGGGTAGCCCACGATCCGGCATGGAGGGATATCCTCGGGATATGACCTCGTGGCCCGAGATGTCCGCAATCGAGCTCTTCGTCGCGGTGGCGGACCACGGCAGCCTCGGCGCGGGAGCCCGCGCCGTCGGCATGGCCCAGCCCAACGCGAGCCGTTCCCTCTCCCGCCTGGAGCGCGGTCTCGGCGTCACCCTCGTCACCCGGTCCACCACCGGGTCGAAGCTGACCGTCGAGGGGATGCTGGCCCTCGAGTGGGCCCGCGCCGTCGTGGACTCCGCCCGTGCGCTGGTGGACGGCACGGCCGGGCTGACGGACTCCGGCGGACCGGTGCTCATGGTCTCCGCCAGCCAGACCATCGCCGAGCACGTCCTGCCCCGCTGGCTGGCCGAGCTCAACCGGCGCCGACCCGGCGTCGCCCTGGATCTTCGGGTTGCCAACACCGCAGCCGTCGTCGACGACGTGCGCAGCGGGTCGGCCTCCGTCGGTTTCATCGAGGGGCCGGAGGCCCCACCGGGCCTGCACTCGCAGATCGTCGCCACCGACGAGCTCGTCCTCGTCGTCGCCCCCGAACACCACCTGGCCGAGCACGCAGGTGCGTTGTCCGCGCAGGAGCTGCGCTCCCTTCCCCTGATCACGCGGGAGGCCGGGTCCGGCACCCGGGTCACCCTCGAGGAGGCCCTCGGGGCCCCTGCTCGCACCTCCCAGGTGCTCTCGAGCATCGCCGCAGTGCGCCTGGCCGTGCAGGCCGGCACCGGCCAGACCGTCCTGAGCCGACTCGCCGTCGACGACGCGCTCCGGGCGGGGACGCTGCTCGCGGTGCCCGTCGACCTGGATCTTCGCCGGCACCTGCGCGCAGTGTGGGCGGGCCCGACCCGGCTCAGCGGTCGGGCCGCGGAGCTCGTCGACGCCGCAACGACCATGCACTGACCACATGCCGGGCCGGCAGGAGGAGATCAGCGGGCCGGAGGACATACGGTAGGAGGAGAATCGGTGCGCCGGAAACCGACCGGCCGCCCTGCGACGACAAGGAGAACCGCACCATGATCGTTCGTCGAATCGCCCGCCCCCTGCTCTCGAGCATCTTCATCTTCGGTGGCATCAACGCCCTGCGCTACGCCACCGCGCACAAGGACGCCGCGGAGCCGGTGATCAAGAAGCTGGCCGCCCCCCTCGGCCTGCCCGAGGACTCCGAGCTCCTCGTGCGCGTCAACGGCGCCGCGATGGTCGGCGGCGGCGTGCTCGTCGCGACGGGCAAGGCCCCCCGCCTGGGCTCGCTGGTCCTGCTCGGCTCGATCATCCCGACGACGCTGACGCACCAGTGGTGGGCCGAGACCGACCCGCAGAAGAAGCAGGGCGAGCAGGTCCAGTTCTTCAAGAACCTCTCCCTCCTGGGCGGTCTGCTCCTCGCCGCCGCCGACACCGAGGGCAAGCCCGGTCTGACCTACCGCGCCAAGCAGGCCAAGAACACCGCCCGCCGCGAGGCGAAGATGGCGGCCCTCCAGGCGAAGAACGCGGCGCACTGACCGAATGACCAGCCCAGATTGGCATCCCCCGGCGGCGTCCGGACCGCTCGATGCGACCGTGACGCTGCCGGGGAGCAAGTCCCTGACCAACCGATACCTCGTCCTGGCCGCCCTGGCGAGCGGGACCTCCCGGCTGCGCCGCCCCCTTCGCTCCCGTGACACCGAGCTGATGGCGCAGGCGCTGCGCCAGCTCGGCGCCGGAGTCGACGACGCCACCTCCTCGGCGAACGCGCTGGCCTCCCCCGACTGGCTGGTCACCCCCGCCACCCTGCGTGGTGGCCGGGCGATCGACTGCGGCCTCGCCGGGACCGTGATGCGCTTCCTGCCGCCGGTGGCGGCGCTCGCCGATTCCCCCGTGACCTTCGACGGCGACGAGCACGCCCGGGTGCGGCCCATGGCCGCGACCATCGATGCGCTCCGGGACCTCGGGGTCGACGTCGACGACGGCGGAACCGGCACCCTCCCCTTCGTCGTGACCGGAGGAGGCTCGGTCGGTGGCGGGAGAGTCGTGGTCGACGCGTCGGCGTCCTCGCAGTTCGTCTCCGCCCTGCTGCTGGCCGGGTCCCGCTTCGAGGAGGGGATCACCGTCGTGCACGAGGGCGAGCAGCTCCCCTCACTCCCGCACATCGAGATGACCGTCGAGACGCTGCGCGATGCCGGCGCCGAGGTCGACGACTGCGAGCCGCACACCTGGCGCGTCGAGCCGGGCGAGCTGCTGCCGCTGGACGTCACGGTCGAGCCGGACCTGTCCAACGCGGCGCCCTTCCTCGCCGCTGCGGTCGTCGCGGGAGGGACGGTCGTCGTGCCGGACTGGCCGCAGCACACCACCCAGGCCGGGGACCGCATCCGCGACGTGCTCGACCAGATGGGCGCCGAGGTCCGGCTGGACGCGCACACGCTCACCGTGATCGGTGACGGCAGCCCGCACGGCGTCGACATCGACCTCAGCGACGCCGCCGAGCTGACGCCGGTCGTCGCCGCCCTCGCGGGCTGCGCCGACGGGCCCTCGATCATCCGGGGGGTCGGGCACATCCGCGGCCACGAGACCGACCGGATCGCCGCCCTGTCGCGGGAACTGGGCGCGCTGGGCGTCGAGGTGACCGAGCGCGAGGACGGGCTGCGGATCGACCCGCAACCGCTGCGCCCGGCGACGTTCCACACCTATGCCGACCACCGCATGGTCATGGCCGGCGCCGTCATGTCGGTCGCCGCGCCCGGCACCGTCATCGAGGACCCGGGGACGGTGGCGAAGACGGTGCCCGACTTCGTCGGACTCTGGGAGTCCATGATCGGGACGTCGGCCCCCTGATGGGTCGCTCGGCGCGCCAGTGGGACGAGTCCGACGTCCGGGTGCGCCCGAACCGCCGGGGCTCGCGACCACGCACCAAGGAACGCCCCAAGCACGAGGACGCGATCATCGGTCGCGTCACCGCCGTCGACCGGGGACGCTGGACGACACTCGTGCCGGGTACCCCCGAGCGCGTCGTCACCGCCATGCGTGCCCGCGAGCTCGGCCGCACCCCGATCGTCGTCGGCGACCGGGTCGGCATGGTCGGTGACACCTCCGGGCAACGCGACACCCTCGCCCGGATCGTGCGCGTCCAGGAGCGCGAGACCGTGCTGCGGCGCACCGCCGACGACACCGACCCGGTCGAGCGGGTCATCGTCGCCAACGCCGACCAGCTCGTCGTCGTCGCGGCGCTCGCCGACCCGCAGCCGAGGCCCCGACTCATCGACCGGTGCCTCGTTGCCGCGTACGACGCCGGCATGGACCCGCTGCTCGTGCTGACGAAGGCCGACCTCGCATCGGCGCATGACTTCCTGGCGCAGTACGCGCCGCTGGACGTGCCGCACGTCGTCACCTCGGTGCTGGTGCCCGGGAGCACGGGTCTGGCGCACCTGCGCGAGCGCCTCGCCGGGCGAGTCTCCGTGCTCGTCGGGCACTCCGGCGTCGGCAAGTCCACCCTCGTCAACGCGCTCGTGCCCGCTGCCCATCGGGCCACCGGCCTCGTCAACGACGTCACCGGCCGCGGCCGCCACACCTCCACCAGTGCTCTCGCCCTACGCCTGCCCGCCGTGGATCCGCAGGAGCCGCTGCTCGCCGTGGATCCGCAGGAGCCGCTGCTCGAGGGGGACCCGGACGTGGCGGGCTGGATCATCGACACACCCGGCATCCGCTCCTTCGGGCTCGCGCACGTCGAGGCGGAGACGATCATCCGGCACTTCCCCGAGCTGTGGGCGGGCGCCGATGCCGGCTGCCCGCGGGGCTGCAGCCACGACGAGGACGACTGCGCACTCGATGCCTGGGTGGCCGAAGGACACGCCGGACCGGGCGGGGAGCAGCGGCTGGACTCCCTTCGCCGGCTGCTGCGGGCGCGCTCCGGCGAGGACTCCTGATCGGCTGCGCCGCGACACGGTCCACGCGGGTGCGGCCCGCTCGG from Janibacter cremeus includes these protein-coding regions:
- a CDS encoding helix-turn-helix domain-containing protein; its protein translation is MADESSREPTPGRTDGISARPRDGRRTAQRAAALALDEATVTALRRQLPRVAKLVVAEVMREVPAYDVPFQGRMGRIIEKAVQVSLESFVSLAAQSAPRSGARVGVGVAAARDLGQAEARAGRPVEALLSAYRVGAGAAWRELSVEAIAAGVDAATLGRFAELVFTYIDELSAASVAGHNSQTTSVERARIVHLDRLTRALLTDAGDAELDAAAAAATWTPPRTLTAVLVPAERLAATAAVLDPRTLTLSEDLPQREEHPVTGHAVLLVPDAGGRARAHLHEVLGGRPAVLGPARPWQLAGQSYDRTIRALPLAADDVPLDTDEVLPELVLHADPTALADLREAALAPFDDLAEGTADRLAETLRAWLLLQGRRELVAETLHVHPQTVRYRMNQVRDLFGERLADPDEVLAIILALGRSDRANPPAR
- a CDS encoding alpha/beta family hydrolase; protein product: MVEERGTSLETTTEQGPARVHLHEARGEPNGSLLLTHGAGGGVGAKDLAAIATELPRAGWTVALVEMPWRVAGKKVAPMPPKLDAAWREIVAAVRCELPGRLVMGGRSAGARVACRLAEELGVDGVLCLSFPLLPAGKPPQKSRIGELVLPVYAGLPVHVVQGKRDPFGGPGHVRRALAGEGVEIDGERVRVDEAPGRHAFTDGAAVAALVCGHAGSPPAG
- a CDS encoding SOS response-associated peptidase family protein, producing the protein MCGRYAATADPGDLIEEFEIDADFTDEPTRSLLKSPQDPPPATPDHNMAPTKQAPVILTRAPKGEPAAPPSRLGPGGPRTSGHRLRQLRLLTWGLVPSWARETKVGLRMTNARAETVLEKSSFARAAAVRRCLVPAAGWYEWQVSPVAEDSKGKPRKQPFFIHRGDGDLLAFAGLYEFWRDRAVADDDPAAWLVSFTIITTAADPGMDRIHDRQPLVLERGDHERWLDPDLTDPAGIADLLDFRQSGRFAAHPISTAVNATRNNGPGLLEPLPRGELVGVVDPETGEVINGD
- a CDS encoding YeiH family protein; translation: MTTSTTSTVRTTVPSSVLPGLALCLAAAVVSALVGRIHPVLSPLLVAILLGVALAAVRPLPAPLRPGLDLSGRTLLRAGIVLLGLQLSLRGIAALGVGTVALVLLVVASGIAVTLTVGRLLGLTWSQRMLIACGFSICGAAAVAAAKDVVDSEDEEVATGIALVVVFGTAMIGIIPLAVLGLGLGDEAAGLWAGASIHEVAQVVAAGGIISGATLSIAVVVKLARVLMLAPVMAFIGWQQRARATGSGGTQPPLVPPFVIGFIVMVLIGTWVPLPGGVTDVASMVQTVLLAAAMFALGCGVRFADLRKAGSRPVLLAAVATVWVSLVGLGGALLLG
- a CDS encoding LysR family transcriptional regulator, whose protein sequence is MTSWPEMSAIELFVAVADHGSLGAGARAVGMAQPNASRSLSRLERGLGVTLVTRSTTGSKLTVEGMLALEWARAVVDSARALVDGTAGLTDSGGPVLMVSASQTIAEHVLPRWLAELNRRRPGVALDLRVANTAAVVDDVRSGSASVGFIEGPEAPPGLHSQIVATDELVLVVAPEHHLAEHAGALSAQELRSLPLITREAGSGTRVTLEEALGAPARTSQVLSSIAAVRLAVQAGTGQTVLSRLAVDDALRAGTLLAVPVDLDLRRHLRAVWAGPTRLSGRAAELVDAATTMH
- a CDS encoding DoxX family protein, which produces MIVRRIARPLLSSIFIFGGINALRYATAHKDAAEPVIKKLAAPLGLPEDSELLVRVNGAAMVGGGVLVATGKAPRLGSLVLLGSIIPTTLTHQWWAETDPQKKQGEQVQFFKNLSLLGGLLLAAADTEGKPGLTYRAKQAKNTARREAKMAALQAKNAAH